ATTATTAGCTAAAATTGCTGTGAATACGCGTAAAACTTCACCTTACTATTTTTACTTATTATAGACAGTGATTCTAATGAAAATGGCCATTAGAGTGTTTTAGCAATGAACTAAAAATTAGTTAAAAATCGTAGAGCTGTTTTTAAGCTCAAGGCAAATTGTTTTTACCAGAGTCAAGAAAACAGCTGGGAAATTGTTAAAAATACTTTTTTAAGGAGGATATTATGTTAGCAGTTCGTGTATATGGTAAAGAAGATATGAGAGTCGTTGATGTGCCTAAACCAACAATTGATAACCCAACAGATATTATTGTTAAGGTCAAAGCCGTCGGCATCTGTGGGAGTGATAAAGCAATTTACAATGGTTCAAATCCATTCGTTGAACTTCCACGGGTAATGGGACATGAATTTGTTGGTGAAATCGCCGAAACGGGTAAAGAAGTTACTGAATTTACAATTGGTGATCATGTGGTAGTGGAGCCAATTAGTTATGACGGTAAATGCTATGCTTGCAGACAGCATATGCCTAACGCTTGCGCCAATTTAAAAGTATTGGGTGTGCACCAAGACGGTGGTATGCAGGAATATATTAAAGTGCCAGCAAAGCAACTTCATCACATTAATAAGAGTGTTCCTTGGACAACAGCGGTTCTTTCAGAACCATATACGATTGCAGGTAATGCAACAACTAGAGGTGAAGTTGGCTTAAGTAAAACAGTTGTGATTCAGGGCGCAGGTACTATTGGACAATTATCTTTAAAAGTTGCAAAAGCCAAGGGTGCCAATGTTTTGATTTCGGATGTTGCCCAAGAAAAATTAGCTTTTGCAAAAGAAAATGGTGCTGATGAGATTGTTAACGTTAAAAATGAAGATTTAGTTGAAAAAGTTAAGCAATGGACTAATGGGGCAATGGCAAATGTTGTTATTGATGCGGTTGGAGCACCTTCAACTTTCAAGTCATGTTTAGAGATAGCCGGTGTGGCAGGACGAGTTGTGCCAATGGGGTTCTCAACTGCACCGGTAACAATTACCCAACAGCCAATTATGCAGAAGCAATTGACTATCTGTGGTTCGCGGCACCAAACTTTTCAGTTTGAACCAATAATTCATGCCATTGAAGACAACAAATTGGGCGATGATGGCATGGTAAACCAGAAGTTTAATATTAAAGATGCTCAAAAAGCAATGGATTTAATGAATAATGATCCAGACAAAGCGAGAAAGATTGTTCTTTTATTCGATAACTAGGCTAATTAATTGTAGTAATGGTAAATTTATTGGCACATTCAAGTAAGCGCTTTTATAAGCTACTTTTAGAGGATAAAAATGGATAAACAAAATAAAGAGGTAACAATCGATAATAAAGAAATTATCAAAGTCACTGCAAGTGGGTGGCTAGGAACAGCAATGGAATTTATGGACTTCCAGCTTTACTCACTTGCAGCTGCAATCGTTTTTAATGAAATCTTTTTTGATAATGAAGATCCTTCCATGGCCTTGATAATGGCAATGGGAACTTATGGCGCCGGTTATTGTGCAAGACTGCTAGGTGCCTGGTTTTTTGGTAGGCTAGGAGACAGAATTGGCCGTAGGGATGTCCTGTTTTTCACTATTGCCTTGATGGGAATAGCTTCAACTGGCATCGGATTTTTACCAACATATGCTCAAGTAGGTATTTTAGCCCCAATCGGATTAGTAATTCTAAGGATCATTCAGGGATTCGGTGCTGGTGCAGAAATTAGTGGTGCTGGCATCATGACAGTTGAATTTGCGAAAAAAGAGAGCCGGGGATTTGTCGGTAGTTTCGTCTGCTTGGGCACTTCCACCGGAACACTAATTGCCAATGGCATTTGGACAATAATTTTAACGCATTGCACTCATGCACAACTGCTAACATGGGGTTGGAGAATACCGTTCTATGCTTCATTTGTGGTTATGATTGCTGCCATTTTAATTCGACTTTTTATTAAAGAGAGTCCAGTAATGGCACAAAAAAAGAAAGAATTGGCTCAATTACGCGAAGAATTAGCAGAACAAGCAGAAAAAGACCCAAGCAACAAGGAAAATGAAGAACAAGCTCTGAAAAAAGCTGAGCATACTAATTTTAAATCTTCGATGAAGAACTTTGTTTTAGCTGGTGGGTTAAGATTTGGTCAGGCCGGTAACAGTGGTCTAATGCAAACATATTTAGCAGCTTTTCTTGTCACTTATCTTTCTGTTGCGCGAACTGTTCCAACTGATGCCAATATGATTGCATCAATCATTTCGTTTTTCACTATTCCTTTTGTCGGTTGGCTAGGAGATAAGTTTGGTAGAAGAACGATGTACCTAATTTTATCGGGCGCGATGGCAATATTTGCTATCCCAATGATGCTATTAATTAGTACTAGAAACACTCTGTTAATTACAATCGCCATGATTATCGGGTTAAATGTTGGTGTGCAAGATTTATTTGCCCTGGAGAATATCATGATTCCTGAACTGTTTGGATCGCTTCACCGGATGACTTTTTCATCATTAGCAAAAGAGATTGCTGGTCTTTTTGCTACCGGATTTGGCCCGGTGATAGCTGCCTCGCTGGTAGGAATGGCTCTGGGGAGTTGGTGGCCACTGGCACTGATGATGATCTTCTTTTCAGCAGTAACTTTTATCAGTGCTTGGCTATCGCCTAACACAAATAATCGTGATTTAAACGATTTGAATGATCCGGTAATAGATCGTCATGGTAAAAAGCGGCATTTCAATGAAACTAACGAGACGGTTTGATAAAAAGTTGATCGTAGTCTCTAAAATACTTTGTAAATAAGAAAATAAATTAACCTCATGGTTCAACTAACTATGAGGTTATTTATG
This genomic window from Lactobacillus panisapium contains:
- a CDS encoding zinc-binding alcohol dehydrogenase family protein; the protein is MLAVRVYGKEDMRVVDVPKPTIDNPTDIIVKVKAVGICGSDKAIYNGSNPFVELPRVMGHEFVGEIAETGKEVTEFTIGDHVVVEPISYDGKCYACRQHMPNACANLKVLGVHQDGGMQEYIKVPAKQLHHINKSVPWTTAVLSEPYTIAGNATTRGEVGLSKTVVIQGAGTIGQLSLKVAKAKGANVLISDVAQEKLAFAKENGADEIVNVKNEDLVEKVKQWTNGAMANVVIDAVGAPSTFKSCLEIAGVAGRVVPMGFSTAPVTITQQPIMQKQLTICGSRHQTFQFEPIIHAIEDNKLGDDGMVNQKFNIKDAQKAMDLMNNDPDKARKIVLLFDN
- a CDS encoding MFS transporter; this encodes MDKQNKEVTIDNKEIIKVTASGWLGTAMEFMDFQLYSLAAAIVFNEIFFDNEDPSMALIMAMGTYGAGYCARLLGAWFFGRLGDRIGRRDVLFFTIALMGIASTGIGFLPTYAQVGILAPIGLVILRIIQGFGAGAEISGAGIMTVEFAKKESRGFVGSFVCLGTSTGTLIANGIWTIILTHCTHAQLLTWGWRIPFYASFVVMIAAILIRLFIKESPVMAQKKKELAQLREELAEQAEKDPSNKENEEQALKKAEHTNFKSSMKNFVLAGGLRFGQAGNSGLMQTYLAAFLVTYLSVARTVPTDANMIASIISFFTIPFVGWLGDKFGRRTMYLILSGAMAIFAIPMMLLISTRNTLLITIAMIIGLNVGVQDLFALENIMIPELFGSLHRMTFSSLAKEIAGLFATGFGPVIAASLVGMALGSWWPLALMMIFFSAVTFISAWLSPNTNNRDLNDLNDPVIDRHGKKRHFNETNETV